In Mustela nigripes isolate SB6536 chromosome 2, MUSNIG.SB6536, whole genome shotgun sequence, a single window of DNA contains:
- the LOC132009605 gene encoding mucin-16-like, with protein sequence MPSMLWKTSTLKTIVGTITTPTSGVSSTSGDSQVSSEASPTTEGIHLSGNTAVTSLGTITSTQEARSSAPAGSETTKGTTAVVTSSLTGDSSFSTPETGLSQTTETETLSMSSAGLEAQETSTSQHTTMDSETMSVPSPTSTDNTAGDSRTHVISSSRTSIPGPAQSTMSPDISTGINTRLSTTSTLTESIARAVVPKTVVPGTTSQDTRQHISIPPGALTCHDVIFSTFPHITSQGHYSTCPCHFTKQACRAGDKQRIQHKLGTWDKSTLRCEQHLR encoded by the exons ATGCCTAGCATGCTATGGAAGACTAGTACATTGAAAACAATCGTGGGAACTATAACAACTCCAACTTCAGGGGTGAGCAGCACCTCAGGTGACAGCCAGGTGTCCTCAGAAGCTTCTCCCACTACAGAGGGAATCCACCTTTCCGGGAATACAGCAGTGACCAGCTTGGGGACCATCACGTCTACACAGGAGGCCCGGTCCTCTGCACCAGCAGGATCAGAGACAACCAAAGGCACCACTGCAGTAGTCACCTCTTCGCTCACTGGGGACTCCTCATTTTCCACACCAGAGACTGGCCTTTCTCAAACCACAGAGACTGAGACACTGTCAATGTCATCTGCTGGCCTGGAAGCACAGGAAACCAGCACGTCCCAGCACACCACCATGGACTCAGAGACAATGAGTGTCCCTTCACCAACGTCCACTGATAATACTGCGGGGGACTCTAGGACCCACGTCATCTCCTCCAGCAGGACATCCATCCCTGGCCCTGCTCAGTCCACAATGTCACCAGACATATCCACAGGAATCAACACCAGGCTCTCTACCACCTCCACCTTGACAGAGTCCATAGCCCGAGCCGTGGTCCCCAAAACAGTTGTCCCTGGGACTACATCACAGGACACAA GACAACACATCTCAATCCCCCCTGGTGCCCTCACCTGCCACGACGTCATCTTCTCTACATTCCCCCACATCACAAGCCAGGGACATTACTCCACCTGTCCCTGCCACTTCACCAAGCAAGCCTGCCGGGCTGGGGACAAGCAGCGCATTCAGCACAAGCTTGGGACTTGGGACAAGTCCACCCTCAGGTGTGAGCAGCACCTCAGGTGA
- the LOC132009607 gene encoding mucin-16-like, translating to MGWEGPGHPGHPRGHLLPLAVSFLLLVCGPAETTTRTSTPGRQNNLTVTSASSPDSRVTADAQVSLPHPGHNTSTAAPGGSKHPTAPLPSNPTATAQTQAGSVQSTSEARHTQQAETNPRVASNVTETAVSPSPAVDVPELPTLKSSPPQRTSPGETTEARRGPITHQQNVPTGITVTGSGSAGSSWARIRPSPESPASSETPTGVSPMAKSVPVTSAAETGTDTSSRTPGGTHSPPETSSRETPDAREPASPGQTLSHIGRPLASPEPGSEGDTTLTSHEDPSQYQYGEEPHHCPGYVSPISGAKRWYSLSIQPPAGISRLLELQPWSAHPFRASQRSGGNRL from the exons ATGGGCTGGGAGGGCCCCGGGCACCCGGGCCACCCGCGCGGGCACCTGCTGCCTCTGGCTGTGAGCTTCCTCCTCCTCGTCTGTGGGCCAG CTGAGACCACGACCAGAACCTCCACTCCTGGAAGACAGAACAACCTGACTGTCACCTCGGCCTCCAGCCCTGATAGCAGGGTGACAGCTGATGCTCAAGTGTCCTTACCCCACCCAGGACACAACACCAGCACGGCTGCCCCTGGGGGCTCCAAGCACCCCACAGCACCCCTTCCCAGCAACCCAACAGCCACAGCACAGACCCAGGCAGGCTCAGTTCAGTCCACCAGTGAAGCCCGGCACAcgcagcaggcagagacaaatCCTAGAGTGGCATCAAACGTCACGGAAACCGCTGTCAGCCCTTCTCCTGCTGTGGATGTCCCTGAGCTCCCCACTCTGAAGAGCAGCCCCCCCCAAAGAACTTCACCCGGAGAAACCACGGAAGCGAGACGTGGCCCCATCACCCATCAGCAGAATGTCCCCACTGGTATCACGGTGACAGGAAGCGGCAGTGCGGGGAGCAGCTGGGCCAGGATCAGACCCTCCCCAGAAAGCCCAGCCTCCTCTGAGACACCCACAGGTGTGAGTCCGATGGCAAAAAGTGTCCCCGTCACCTCTGCAGCTGAGACAGGGACAGACACTAGTTCACGTACTCCAGGAGGGACACACTCGCCACCTGAGACCTCATCTAGAGAGACTCCAGACGCCAGGGAACCAGCGAGCCCAGGACAGACTCTGTCCCACATTGGACGTCCCTTGGCCTCCCCTGAGCCTGGTTCTGAGGGAGACACCACGCTGACCTCCCAT GAAGACCCCAGCCAGTACCAATACGGGGAAGAGCCCCACCATTGCCCCGGGTACGTCAGCCCCATCAGTGGGGCCAAAAGATGGTAcagtctctccatccagcccccTGCGGGCATCAGCAGACTCCTCGAGCTTCAGCCTTGGAGCGCACACCCGTTCAGAGCGTCCCAGCGCAGTGGTGGAAACCGGCTCTGA